gagcatcaTATGCATTTAATTACCTAGTGATCATCCATTTTCTTGTGTGGTTTAAGTGGAAGTTGTGAAGAAAGTTCAAATTGTGCTATGTAACTTGCCCCAaagattttattcaaatactagatttcaaatggtgatttATAGATTTTTTTACTCAATTTTTAGATGTCTTTTaagagccataaaattcttggaaagtttaAAAACTGCAAGATTGTTGGAATTGTTGTGACCAATATTTAATGGATTTTTGAGTGTTTGttgttgcattgtgttcttggTAGTGAGATCTAGTTTTGGtaaaaatttggtgaattttggagcccgggaagtAGCAGTTTTAGATTTTTAAAGTTGGGCCTTTCTTTTTTGGGTATTTTCCCTCCACCCGGGTCCACACGTCagtctctcctctctctccccgcgagcgctcgggcccgcgcgtcagccgcCCCCTCCATCTTCCCCGCGCGtctgcgcccgcccgttggCCGGCCCCGCGGCGGGCATCGCTTCGCGCCCGCCGGTTGGCCAACGCGGCCCGGGGTGGGAGTTACCCCGCGCACCGCcgctctcccttctctctccccgTTCAAACACGCCGTTTCCTCTCCTCCCCAAACCCTAGCTTCGCCCGCAGCCGCTTCCCCTTCCgctcgcccgccggccgccgcatcCCGTCGCCATCGGTGAGCCCCCATCCAATCCCTTGCGCCcacaccacctcctccccctcctcgttCGATTTCGGCCACTCGCCGCCTTCCCCTCCGCCCGCAGCTTCTCCCCAACGCGctcctccctccgccgccgccgtgctccgccgcgccgccgctcaccgccccGCCCCGCTTGCCCGTGCCGCGGGCGAGCACCCTTGCTGTGCCGCACTGCTGGTGCGTGTGCGTCCCCGGCCCCTCTCGCGCTCCCGCTGCCTCGCCGCCCATGGGCCGCCGTGGCGTCGCGCCGCGCATGCGCGCATCCGCGCGCGGGCCGCGCCACGGGCGTGCGCTGGCCGCGcccgtggcgagtcaaggccacGGCTGGCCTTGACTCCGCTTGGGGCGTgcgctggccgcctgggcccgcctgtcggcgcccaggggcgctaGATCCAGGTGGATCTAGCGCTTGTCGCCGgtttcttttatttcttttatgcTGTACATTTGTAAATTGCATAGGAAATGTTCTAGgtctccaaaaattgtgaaatttAATTTGTTGGACTCCTCTGCAATAGATCTACTTAGAGAAATTAAGTTTGAGCATGTTAAAGTTCTGTACACTTAGTTAAATTTTATCCTTTCTAAACATAGTTAAATGCTTAACTTATTTTGTGATGCTCCAAAAATGTTAAATCAAACTTTGTTAGAATCCTCACTAAAAATACTAGTTGATGATGCAGATTGTGCAAGTGTTTGCATGCTGTTTGGTAGAGTTTTAATGTGTTTACCTAAATTATGCCTGCCAGTTTGTTTAATATGTAACTTTTgattgaaaaatgataaaatgataaaaccacttctgttacttTTTTTATCATGTCCTGTGTCTCCAGTAGTTCTCTAAGAATTTATAAAGATGCTTTGTGtaccttttaagatttaacttgagtATAGCAGCTGAAAATTATAAATAacataagtaattccacaaagatgtttttgatgcaatttcaactctcatgagtttctTTTGAGATCCCCTGTGTGCACAATTTAAATCATAATTTATGCTTGTTAAATGCCTTGTTAAGCAAATTTCGCCCTTGGCCCTAGAATTAAAATTAGTAGTCAAGCTTGTTGTGCCATGGTCGTTTTGCTTCCGTGATTGGAGTGATATTTTTCTTCCATTGCCATGTGATTGCATGTCATCTCATGTTCatatcattggcatcatcctaatacatacatctcattcatgcattatagtgaccgagacgctggaggacgcacccgttgagcccaccgagaccgttgagaccgagccgggagccgaatTTGTTGTGGAACAAGAagaaaaccaaggcaagcagctaagcatgatccctTGACCCTTTTAACTTGATTAGACTTAGTTATCTCAATGGGGTATACATGTATATGCTAtatgtttatctattgcattGTTGATCCTATTTACAAGTTATGACCTTCCTTGCTTTTACTTTCATGTCCTTGTCACGTGTAGTAACAATTTAATGATCTAGCAAATGCTTAGTCATGCTTAGATTTGGTCTTTAGTTTGCAAGAAACATGGGAATAAGGATCACTTTACTCTCTACACTACTCTTAGTATATTCGTGCTTATCCGTTGATTGTCGGAAGTTCGGAAAAGGGGTTGGTTGGATAGTTATATCATGattcgagcggaaggtagggcctagagaaaggagtctcggaggcatagtccgctCAAGTTGGTTAAGGACCGTCTGTGGATGACCtcggaaattgagcacttatcgtactaccacatatccattcatggggtggataaaccaattaccctctagttctaatcgttgatgcacggtcctagatgcgtggccatagaGCTTTGTAGAGagccttaggggtgtccccggtggacctagatAACTCttcgcgcaagttaggcgtgatgttcaacgttTGAAACTTGTCggaaaaggttgatgcgagtacccccttgctCAACGTGATCGGTTGAGTGGGTCGTATGGttcttgtgtcgtgtgggtaaagatgtacacccttgcaagatTATTGAATCAATTCAAATTGTCgtgctctcggttatgagcaagctctttatcctacgaaTTTTTTGTAGAAGTTTTGGTCGTGTTGGTTGGATACATGTTACCTCTTGTTGATGCTTAGGGATTGGTTAATTTATttaactaaaacttgaggtgggttgggcaagtaaattaaaatgctagaaggctagatggtggaattagggagctcatgGTTATCTAATATTACTTAACTAAGTTGGTTATTaattattcgcgtaagtcttgcgagtacctttgtactcatgttgctttattatactaagttgcaggtgagccgaaAGTGGTGCTTGGCCATTTCTACCTCGCCGAATCCGGCGCGGGTGAGGAGTAGGCCGATGCGGTTataatggtgtccttgagcaagatgcCGTTACTTTATCTCGTTATGTTATCCGCTGCGCTATCATATTGGGAATTTCATGTTAAATATTAAACTTTATGGTTTATATTCCTTTTTAATGATTatttgtgagcccgaggcttgtatAACGTATTTGAACCTTTAAATTTCCGATTTGAAACCTTTCCTTATATTAATGTTGTAATGGTTAGTTGCTCAACTTTATATTAAAACTTGCTTTTGTGGATCATTGGTGATGTATGAGCTTATGACGGTACGTGCATGTGCATGATGTtgggcatatgttggagcaTATACCGGGCTATCGGGTTTAATATCATTTTTGGCGAATAATAAGTTGGTCCTTGgtagtttagatgtgggttaacccgtgaCGCGCTATTTGTGCGAGCGCGTATTAGCTCTCGTCTTTATAATATGGACCGACGAtttcgcttaaaatgatgttaaattgggcggttgtCGTAGCAACATGGTCttcggaagcaaggcaagatcACAAACGAAGGATCGCATTATGACAATGAATGTCATTGTTTGAAACGAGAAAAGAAACATTTTAGATGGGGTCAAGGTCAAGAACGAGAGTGACAGACAAGCCGAGTAGTCTAACACGACGAATCCGGGAGCTCCCAACGGATTTCGCTTTCCCAATGGAGGAGTAGCCTATGCGAATCGGATCCCGACGGATCCCCCAACGAGCTCCTCGCAGTCGCAGCACACGGGATGGCGCTCCCCTGGTGGCTCGCCACCACGGCGTGCGCTGCGCCGCAGTCCGGCTCCCTCGCCGACGCGCTCGcgttcctcttcctctccccgtGCCCGCAGCGCGCGCTCCTCGGCGCCGTCGACCTCGTGTTCCTCGCCGCctgcctcgtcctcctcgcccgccgcctccgcagGGGAGGCTCGGCTGCGGCTGCTCCTCCGGAGCGCGAGGCGTTGCTGCGGAAGCCGGATCGCCCTTCGCCGCCGCCCTTCCGCTACGTGGTCGCGCTCGGGGCCTCCGCGGTCTTCGCGGCGGCGTCCGTCGTCCTCCTCGTGCTCGCGCTCCTGCTCCTGCCGAGCACGCCGTGGCGCGCCGCGGAGGCAGCCTTCCTCGCCGTCCACGCCGTCGCGCATGGAGCGGCCGCGTGGACCGTCGCCGCGTCGCGGCCAGCAGGAGCTGCCCCCGGAGCGCACCACGCACACCTCCGCGTGTTCTGGCTCGCCACCGCGCTCGGTGCCCTGCTCTTCTCCGCCTCGGCGGTGGTCCGCGGCGCCGACGGCTCGCTGCTCTTCCCCGACGACGCTGTCGCCTTTGCCGGCCTTCTCGTCTCGCTGCCACTGGCATACTTAGCGGCCACTGGCTTCACCGACCATGGCACCTGCGCGGGAGACGTTGAGCCAGatcacgacggcgaggaggcgcCCGCGTCGCCGTACGTCGCCGCGTCGTTCCTCTCGCGCGCGACGTTCAGCTGGATCATCTCCCTCATCAACAAGGCCTACGCAGCCGAGTCCATCACGGCCAACGACGTGCCCCCGGTGCCCCCCAGCCACCGCGCCGAGGCGGCGCACGCCCTGTTCATGTCCAACTGGCCGGAGTCGCCGGCGTCGCGGCACCCGGTGGGCGTCGCGCTGTGGCTATCTTTCTGGCGGCAGCTCGTGCTGACTGCGTTTCTCGGCCTCGTGCGCCTTGCGGCCATGTACGTCGGCCCGTCGCTCATCGACTGGTTCGTCGAGTACATCCGCCGCGGCGGGACGCCATGGGAGGGCCTCCGGCTCGTCCTCATCCTGCTCGTCGGCAAGGCGGCCCAGACGCTGGCGTCGCACCACTACAACTTCCAGGGGCAGCTCCTGGGCATGCGCATCCGCGGCGCGCTGCAGACGGCGCTGTACCGCAAGTCGCTgcgcctcaccgccggcgcccgccGAGCGCACGGCGCCGGCTCCATCGTGAACTACATGCAGGTGGACGCTGGGATCGTGTCCTTCGCCATGCACGGGCTCCACGGCCTGTGGCTGATGCCGCTGCAGATCGTGGTGGCGCTCCTCCTGCTCTACACCTACCTCGGCCCCGCCGTGCTGATGACGCTCGCCGTGATCACCCTGGTGACCGTGATCACCGCGTTCGCCAACAAGCTCAACCTGGCCTACCAGCTCAAGTTCCTGGGCGTCCGCGACAGCCGCGTCAAGGCCATCACCGAGATGCTTAACCACATGCGCGTCATCAAGCTCCAGGCGTGGGAGGAGAAGTTCGGCGGCAAGGTGCGCGACATCCGGAAGGAGGAGCTCGGGTGGCTCGCCAAGATCATGCTCTTCATGTGCGCCAACACGGTGGTGTTCTCGAGCGGCCCGCTCGCCATGACGGTGCTCGTGTTCGGGACCTACATCGCCTCCGGCGGGCAGCTCGACGCCGGCAAGGTGTTCACGGCCACGGCGTTCTTCAGAATGCTGGAAGGCCCCATGCAGAACTTCCCGCAGACGATCGTCATGTCCATGCAGGCGTTCGTGTCGCTCGGCAGGCTGAACAAGTTCCTGACGGACGCCGAGATCGACACGACGGCCGTGGAGCGCGTCGAGAGCGGCGGCGCCGAGGAACCGGTGGCCGTCAAGGTGCAAGGCGGGGTGTTTGCGTGGGACGTGCCGGCCGGCGAGGTGACGAGGGACAACGTCAAAAGCCAGGCGCGCCATGGCGCAGTAGAGACGAATGGCCAAGGAAATGGGGCGGAGCTGGTGACGGTGCTTAGGGGGATTGACGTGGAGGTGAAGAAGGGTGAGCTCACGGCGGTGGTCGGGACGGTGGGCTCCGGCAAGTCGTCGCTGCTGTCCTGCATCATGGGAGAGATGCACAAGGTCTCCGGCAAGGTGAGTGTGCTGACTCTAGTGGTGTTCTGATCCAAATCTTATTGTGGCCGCCCTGTAGGTAGCCACGTAGTGAAATCCTCGCCGTCCAAATATAATTGTCAGTTTCTGATTCCGGTCTCCGAAGGTTTGATAAGGTGGTAGCGACGTGGGGATGGTTCGATACCTTGGATGGAAGTGGCTTGGATCCTGGTTGGACTTGGACTCCAATCAGGCTGTGATGCTTTGAAAGTTTCTGTCCATTGCAGTTGTAGCGTATTGCTTGGTCCACCTTCTAATTACAGGCCGCTGTTATAATAGTTGGTGGGGTCGGGTTCAAGAACCTGCTAGAAACTCTGGTATACTAGAACAATACATGACCAACTTGACTGTCACCATTGCTTAATAATGTTATGAAAAAGATTCTTTCGCACAATAACAAGGATTATCCAGCTTATATATGCTAAGTTCTGATTGATAACTATATCCAGAAATTTTAGTTATGCTAGCAGTATCTTTCTGATGGAGAATTAATATTATACATGTTGGAGAGTTAATATAAATGGATGGTTAGCTCGACTAGGTGAAAAGCATCATGAAATTCAAACATTTACattttaaatataatttttttGCTCCAAAAATTTATGGTTTAAGCATATTATTTGTGGCGAAGTAACATATTCATTCACATCTATTATGCCAATATGTTTTTTCAGATCATTTTACTTTTGTCTTATCTCCATTTTCTCTTTGGTTTAGGTTAGCATATTTGGAAGCACAGCATATGTTGCTCAGACTGCTTGGATCCGAAATGGAACCATTCAAGAGAACATTTTATTCGGAAAGCCAATGTACCCAGAGAGATATTTAGAAATCATACATGCTTGCTGCCTGGAAAAGGATTTGGAAATGATGGATTTTGGCGATCAGACTGAAATAGGTGAGCGAGGGATCAATCTCAGCGGGGGTCAGAAACAGCGCATCCAGCTTGCAAGGGCAGTTTATCAAGATTGCGATATATATCTTCTTGATGACATCTTTAGCGCAGTTGATGCTCATACTGGATCAACTATTTTCATGGTGAAGCCTAATCTCTTTCGTCTCATTTTTATATTACGTTCTGGCAAAATCATTCagttatttaaatttgaaataagtGCGAGTATTGTAACCGTTCTTGGTAAATATAAATACACTTTAGAAAACTTGTGGACACTTAATGATTGCAACACAACACATTGGCTAGATCTTGTACCGACATACAATATTCAGAAATGAGAACGATATTTCAACATCAGATACCAAAAAACAAATGTCATTGTAAAGTCAAAAAAGTAATGAATTGGCCCTTGAATAAAATTGTTCTGATATCTACTAATGTGCTCTCCCATTGTGCATGCATTTGGTCTGTTTAATCTCTTTGCCTGTAGTGCTCGAGAAAAATAAAACTTTACACTTATTCACCATGCCTTATATGTGAAAAATCACAACTTGTCATGGGGAAATGCTCAATTGTTGCTCAGTGGCTTGTATTCCTTTGCTCTGTTTCTCTGTTTAAATGTGCAGTGACTCTTCAGACCATGCAAATTACACATTTTGACATGCCCTGTATGAGg
The sequence above is drawn from the Panicum hallii strain FIL2 chromosome 7, PHallii_v3.1, whole genome shotgun sequence genome and encodes:
- the LOC112901119 gene encoding ABC transporter C family member 4-like — protein: MALPWWLATTACAAPQSGSLADALAFLFLSPCPQRALLGAVDLVFLAACLVLLARRLRRGGSAAAAPPEREALLRKPDRPSPPPFRYVVALGASAVFAAASVVLLVLALLLLPSTPWRAAEAAFLAVHAVAHGAAAWTVAASRPAGAAPGAHHAHLRVFWLATALGALLFSASAVVRGADGSLLFPDDAVAFAGLLVSLPLAYLAATGFTDHGTCAGDVEPDHDGEEAPASPYVAASFLSRATFSWIISLINKAYAAESITANDVPPVPPSHRAEAAHALFMSNWPESPASRHPVGVALWLSFWRQLVLTAFLGLVRLAAMYVGPSLIDWFVEYIRRGGTPWEGLRLVLILLVGKAAQTLASHHYNFQGQLLGMRIRGALQTALYRKSLRLTAGARRAHGAGSIVNYMQVDAGIVSFAMHGLHGLWLMPLQIVVALLLLYTYLGPAVLMTLAVITLVTVITAFANKLNLAYQLKFLGVRDSRVKAITEMLNHMRVIKLQAWEEKFGGKVRDIRKEELGWLAKIMLFMCANTVVFSSGPLAMTVLVFGTYIASGGQLDAGKVFTATAFFRMLEGPMQNFPQTIVMSMQAFVSLGRLNKFLTDAEIDTTAVERVESGGAEEPVAVKVQGGVFAWDVPAGEVTRDNVKSQARHGAVETNGQGNGAELVTVLRGIDVEVKKGELTAVVGTVGSGKSSLLSCIMGEMHKVSGKVSIFGSTAYVAQTAWIRNGTIQENILFGKPMYPERYLEIIHACCLEKDLEMMDFGDQTEIGERGINLSGGQKQRIQLARAVYQDCDIYLLDDIFSAVDAHTGSTIFMECLKGILKNKTVLLVTHQVDFLQNVDTIIVMKDGLVIQSGIYRELLASCSDFSDLVAAHHSSMETTGEQGCHVQNTESTDASTGSLDVPSVNSKSNNENGETVGTATNKEAGSSKLIQEEEKESGRVSWRVYKLYMTQAWGWWAVVVILVVTLLSEGSSMASNYWLSYETSGGPVFDTSIFLGVYVSIVATTIILEMITTIIVTFLGLQSAQAFFNKMFDSILRAPMSFFDTTPSGRILSRASSDQSKIDTSLVFYVGFATSMCISVVTNIAVTCQVAWPSVIAVLPLLLLNIWYRNRYIATSRELTRLQGVTRAPIIDHFTETFLGAPTVRCFRKEDEFYQTNLDRINSNLRMSFHNYAANEWLGFRLELIGTLILSITAFLMISLPSNFIKKEFVGMSLSYGLSLNSLVYYTISISCMIENDMVAVERVHQYSALPSEAAWEVADCLPSPNWPDQGDIDVKDLKVRYRQNTPLILKGITVSIKGGEKIGVVGRTGSGKSTLVQALFRIVEPAEGRIIIDGVDICTLGLHDLRSRFGVIPQEPVLFEGTVRSNIDPTGRYSEAEIWQALERCQLKDIVASKPEKLDALVADMGENWSVGQKQLLCFGRVILKRSRILFMDEATASVDSQTDAAIQRIIREEFAECTVISIAHRIPTVMDSDRVLVLDAGLVAEFDAPSKLMGRPSLFGAMVQEYANRSSSLQGTDE